Proteins from one Choloepus didactylus isolate mChoDid1 chromosome 4, mChoDid1.pri, whole genome shotgun sequence genomic window:
- the LOC119531535 gene encoding chloride intracellular channel protein 4-like — protein sequence MALSMPLNGLKEEDKEPIIELFVKAGSDGESIGNCPFSQRLFMILWLKGVVFSVTTVDLKRKPADLQNLAPRTHPPFITFNNEVKTDVNKIEEFLEEVLCPPKYLKLSPKHPESNTAGMDIFAKFSAYIKNSRPEANEALERGLLKTLQKLDEYLNSPLPDEIDENSMEDIKFSTHKFLDGNEMTLADCNLLPKLHIVKVVAKKYRNFDILKGMTGIWRYLTNAYSRDEFTNTCPSDKEVEIAYSDVAKRLTK from the coding sequence ATGGCGTTGTCGATGCCACTGAACGGGCTGAAGGAGGAGGACAAAGAGCCCATCATCGAGCTCTTCGTCAAGGCTGGCAGTGACGGTGAAAGCATAGGAAACTGCCCCTTTTCCCAGAGGCTCTTCATGATTCTTTGGCTGAAAGGTGTTGTATTTAGTGTCACTACTGTTGACCTGAAAAGGAAGCCTGCAGACCTGCAGAACTTGGCTCCCAGGACCCACCCACCATTTATAACTTTCAACAATGAAGTCAAAACGGATGTAAATAAGATTGAGGAATTTCTTGAAGAAGTCTTATGCCCTCCCAAGTACTTAAAGCTTTCACCAAAACACCCAGAATCAAATACTGCTGGAATGGACatctttgccaaattctctgcataTATCAAGAATTCAAGGCCAGAGGCTAATGAAGCACTGGAGAGGGGTCTCTTGAAAACACTTCAGAAACTGGACGAATATCTGAATTCTCCCCTCCCTGATGAAATTGATGAGAATAGTATGGAGGACATTAAATTTTCCACACATAAATTTCTGGATGGCAATGAAATGACATTAGCTGATTGCAACCTGCTGCCCAAACTGCACATTGTCAAGGTGGTGGCCAAAAAGTATCGCAATTTTGATATCCTGAAAGGAATGACTGGTATCTGGAGATACTTAACTAATGCTTATAGCAGGGATGAGTTCACCAATACCTGTCCCAGTGACAAGGAGGTTGAAATAGCATATAGTGATGTAGCCAAAAGACTCACCAAGTAA